The following DNA comes from Sparus aurata chromosome 3, fSpaAur1.1, whole genome shotgun sequence.
AATAATGACGCAAATAAGCACCGTTACGATCCCAGATCAGCCTGTAACCCTCCCTGACCGCACTGTGACTGACTGAACAATATCGAGgagttcattttcaaacaatttCTCATTTTAGCTTGTTGTCTTCTTGCAGAATCTCCATGAAGGACCCGggtgacattttttattattattatggatgTACCCACgcagatgagaggaggagaggaaggccACCCGAGAGCTTTACTTCACATCGAACCAGaaggaaacaataaaataagtaaTGTTTATTCAATATTTGAATTTACggccattttatttttcttatgtGTATATTAAATATGGCCTCTTGTTTCGATTTAATTTGTGTAGgatttacaaattccacgaatgctttattttgtttgactgcttgacattttacttttcagccttcTCTCGTATTTCTAATTGTCaatggattaaaaaaatgtgtttgtatattttgtataatCACCTTTTCAATTCTGCACCGTCATGGAAtatatgataacaataataaaacgcaaaaaatgaaaaaactggaaatatattttgacatttttttattcaagaaaTTGTTCCGGGTTTAATTTCCGATGTGTCCAAATTAAAACTACGAGGTTTTTGCTGCGTTTATATTTtcaattcttttttatttatctcttcGAACTGGAGCAGCATGGAATGTGTGAcatcaagaaaggaaataaaaattaaaaatgatgatgtctgtttttttttattatttcttcaaTAAAGAAATTGCTAACGTGTGTCCTTCTTTCCACCCTTATTGCATGACTGATTGATTTTACATtcgctgagaaaaaaaagaaaaaaaccctcctcGAAGAAGTAAAAATGGAAACATAGCTTGTGAGAgcaacgtgctgctgctgctgctgctgctgctgctgaggagctGCATGTGTGGACAAGAAAATGGCCGAGACGCTTACTTTCCAGCAAACACTCTCCCCACACAAAGATCGCAGAGGTGTCAAATAATACTAAAGGACTCTTTTATCTTTACACcgaacaaaataaataacatcagGAAGTCCAATAGAACAACACAAAGCAAGGGAGGCTGCCGTGTGAGCTCATGACCCTTGTTTCTGAAAATGTATTCCCCTCATAAATCCCAGCTCGTGGCTCTTCTTGAAGGATCCTTTCACAAGTGCaacaaaatgcaataaaaacaaatcgaCGACAATTCTTCAACTGCGGATAAATAAAAGACGGACAAGTTCACATTCAAATGAATAACATATGTTCATAATACCCTGTTTGAGTTTCAATTAacacaagattaaaaaaaaaaaaaaaaaagattaaatagGCCTATGCATATACTgtgcccccctccccccccccccccccgctctaCAGCCAAGATAAAGGTCTTCGTGAGACAATGACACGAGCAAATAGAGAAAAAATTCAAGCAAGTCGTGATTATTTATCCTACGCTACTTCACACATCAAACTATAGAGAAcataaacaaaggcagagaGAAGGTGGAAGCCGTGAGGAGGCGCGGAAACAAAGCAGTAATGTGTCTGGAGGTGGATAAGACAATGGGCGGAGTGATCCGGGCTGCGCCACCGCTACAGATGCGTCAGTTTGGGCGCTTCCTGGATTCTTCCCTGAGAGTAGTGCGGCGTTAGGTCTGTGTACGTTGGTGTCGGATCACACACTCCGTGATGCTGACTGTTGCCCATTGTGATTGCTCCATTGTAGTCCATGTTTGTGGACGGCGGGTGCGGGAGGTGGGTCAGACCGAAAACGGAGGTCCCAGAATTGGGCATTGAGTCGATGTAACCTCCGCCGACATAAACAGGGCTGCCCTGCATGTGCGTCCCGTAGTTGCCATTGCCTTGGAGAGGATGCGCGTCATACTCGGGCGTGGCCGAGTCGGTCCCGGGGTACCTCTTCTGGGAGGGCGGGCAGTTGTTGAGGGAGCTGTTCAACGGAGGGGGATATGACGTGGCCATACCGTATGCGTTTTGATGAGGTTTATTGTAAGACGTCGGCGACTGGGAGTCATAAGGTACACTGTTTACAAGAGAATGCATAGAGTTGAGGTATCCTCCGCCTCCACCACCGGAGGCCGGGCCCACGGGACTCCGAGGGGACTGTCCGCCAGGGGAGGGCATCATCCCGACGCCCTTTTGATCCTTCTTGTATTTCATCCTGCGGTTCTGGAACCAGATTttgatctgtctctctgtgaggTTGAGCAGGTTGGCCATCTCCACCCTCCGGGGTCTGCAGAGGTACCGGTTAAAGTGGaactccttctccagctccactAGCTGTGCGCTGGTGTAAGCTGTCCGGGCCCTCTTCGATGCTGCTGACCCCGGAGGACTCTTGTCTCCGGGGCAACTCTCCACtgtcagggaggaggagaggagggtgtcAATCAGTAATCCattacagacacagagagagagagagagagagaggtacagaggcagaggcagggGAGTGAGAGTGAAACCCTGTGACAACCGCTGATAACAGAACTTTAAACCATCaggagggggtgggggaggCGAGCAAACAGTTTACTAGATAAATATGTCCTGCTTCACTACTTAAATAGGGATTTTATCATCgactccttctctctcccctATTGATATACGCGCGTGCACGTGCGCGCGTTCTGTTGCAAACATCACAACATTTTGATAAATCAGCTCCCGTCTGCAAAGCACAGGGGTTATCACCAGGGCTCCATGAGACAATTAACAATCAATGTATGGACAGTGCGCCTGTGCGCACGCTACACTGACTGCAAAGTGGGAAAAATACAAGAGGAGAATAATAGGTCAATACCTGATATGGAACCTGGTAACCTCAGATTTCCTACTAAAACATTTTGACCCTCATCTCCCCCCGTAGTCGGAGAGTAGCACACGCGTAATGCAAACACAAGCATTATGTATTCCTCAGGGTGCATAAAGCAGCTCGCTTTGCCCTCAGTGATAAGCCTTCCCCCCTTTCTAAGAGGTTGGAGCTTGGCTGCAGAATAGCAAGGTGTTGGTCTACTTACCGCTGTGGCAGGCGGCCAACACTTAATAAATTTCACTACCTGTCGACCTAACGCTGGAGCAAAAGGAATGCAGCATGACATAACCTGACCCATTAGGTTATTAGAGAGATGAAAGAGGAGTTAACacaaggagcaggaggaaggccCGCGTATGTAGGGCAGAGCCTTGTGATAACGATTATTATTGTGTGATTATTAATCCATGTTTGGAAGACTAGTTAGTTTGATGTATAAAGGAGAAACACTTGTTTTAAGTGCAGGATTATTGTGTATAAGACGGGCGTAAAAGGCTTTTCATAAAACCTCAACGCGTTGTTGGAACTAATGAAAACACCTTCCCAAACATAAATCACAATAAAGCCAGACACACCGCTTTGCATTTAAATCTCTTACTGCAGAAGACTACACATAACTTAATTAGTAAATTACCCAAAGATTAAAAAAGGAGAGTGCCTTAGGAAGGCAAGCATCTCTGAATTTTTAGATTAGAGTGTTTATTTACACAGAGCCAAACACAGAACCCCACCCTGACCCACAAAGTTTTCctttaatcagaaaagaaagatctgGCTTGCCTCTGTGCGTAAAGCGTGCGTAAAAGGGCGGCAGGCACCATACTGCTTTGGATTTCAGCTCAGACTGTAGACGACTATACCCATAAcctaattagaaaaaaatactCTTTAATCTACAAATGCATCATTTCCAAGTTAACTGTATGCAAAGAAACACCCAAAGCACAAATTCCC
Coding sequences within:
- the hoxa3a gene encoding homeobox protein Hox-A3a, yielding MQKATYYDSSAIYSGYPYQSANGFSYDANQVQYPRASHVESEYHRPACSLQSPDGSVALQKPGEMAESCDRTTAIQAAQSKVHPESNQPQVPVSGPPPPSQSPGAISQNTNNGSSQPSAKNGSPTSTARGKHIFPWMKESRQNTKQKPASSSSSVESCPGDKSPPGSAASKRARTAYTSAQLVELEKEFHFNRYLCRPRRVEMANLLNLTERQIKIWFQNRRMKYKKDQKGVGMMPSPGGQSPRSPVGPASGGGGGGYLNSMHSLVNSVPYDSQSPTSYNKPHQNAYGMATSYPPPLNSSLNNCPPSQKRYPGTDSATPEYDAHPLQGNGNYGTHMQGSPVYVGGGYIDSMPNSGTSVFGLTHLPHPPSTNMDYNGAITMGNSQHHGVCDPTPTYTDLTPHYSQGRIQEAPKLTHL